The Ziziphus jujuba cultivar Dongzao chromosome 12, ASM3175591v1 sequence tctatTTTGCGTCATTTCATTGGTTAATTACTTTGTTAGATTTCACTTTACAATTTCACTTTACactttattttacatgattcaGAAATGATGAGGATTGTTTTACAAGTAAagggtttatattttttatttgattttatttgcaGGATATTCTAAGGTACGATGGAGCTATTAAGCTTTTATGATGGAAATGTTAATTGAAACTAAAATACAAGTTGGAGCTATTTGGTTAATTTGCAGatgaaaataaagtaataaataaggctttattttcttttatgttcaAAAATAGATTCttatgagggaaaaaaaaatatattatatgttaaaatgaaagagaacatttatattttcttttattttacatcgtatttttattttcaccaTAATATTTTTAACGCACGTAATAACAATTTAATAGTTCTTCCAAACTCAACATAACCtttctgaaaataaaataaaaaaaatcaacataatctttgattttgatttgttcGCTTGGTCTCAACATAACATTCATATCTGAATTCTGAAAGCCTAACATCGAGATCACCAAATTACCATTTCAACCATGAGATGTGAACTGAAAACAAACTaatcaaaggaaaaaatatataacgtGCACCAACTGAACTAACCCATCGATAATTTTGGTCGACCTTTGTAGAACTGTAATTTATaactttatatatgtttatatatatatatatatatatatgtaattttgttcaaaattgaGAGATAAATATAAAGATTGATGCAATTCATATATTCTATCTTCAACAACATTCaagtacttttttaaaaaaaaagaaagaaagaaagaaaaagaaaatgatatcaTATCCTGGCTTTAGTACATAAGTCAATTAGTTTGTACCTTATACATAGCACGTCATGGTAATGCTTCCATTCTCATATTCTACGTAAAggcaatataaaaaattatatttaattgctgaGATGGTTTCCAATGTTAACTAGTATTAATACCTTGTTTTGTCTCAAAGCGTACATGTATACAATACCTTATACCTACCAAATCCCCAATGGAATTGGGGAGGTGGAGTTTCCTTTCTTCCTACACATTCTTAATTTGTCAGCCTGTTTCCAAATTATTTGCGGCCACATAAGATGCTTTCACTATTAATAGAAGGAATTTACTCTCTTCCTTGGTTTTATTTCTTGAATAACAAGGCAAATTTTAAACACAGATTTTGGTCAAAttaaattggaattaaaatagtatattataatatgtttCTCTTATAAATATTGTGTCAAAAATTTCCACCATGAGTGTGTTGGGTGTACCATATTCCATCATTATATACTTATTGTGGTTGTTATTGTATAATCAGTCTTAATCTCCCATGATTAAATTTATGACCCAAATCCCAGAACCACATGTTTCCTAATTGGGTTCATTGTAGATATTAAAATCACAATCATTAAATTTCAGTAAGATTCTTCAAGCCATATCGGTAGATATGTATCCAAATTCACAGGGAAATTACACATATTtctatacaaaatatatattacaaagtaattttagtaatttgtcttcttgtttatatattttttttaagggtttTGAAATGCAAAACTCGGACTCTTTTAATTAAGTTTggtctaattaaaatatattattttaaattttatctaaaatttgatTGTACCCAACTCAAAATAGTTCTGTATCCCATATTCCAAACAAGCTAACCAACCCTAATATGATTAATTATCAACCCCATTCTATGAAACCAGAAGATTATTCAAAGTCCATTCATATTCTTCATATTACAGGATAAATAGAGCTGACACTTGGCGAAGATTTCCTAAAGCCTTCGAGAATATTTATATGTCATAGCCTTTTAATCTTTCCTAAAATCCCTTTCAAAAGGACCAACAGATAGTTATCACTTGAGAGTAATCTTATAATCATGATCATCCAGCTAGCCTCTCTTATTTTTACAAAAGGATCAACGATCAGTATTGTTTGTCAATAATCTTTtgatttgtaactttttttttttcctaatcaaTATAATAATGTGAGATTAAAAAGTGTGAAATTACAATATTTACTAAATTCAATAGCTACATTATTAAAACATTGTTCAAGGCGTAGACTAATTGAAAGAAAGTATTCAATTGCCAACATGATTAATTCGTTCAATACCTCGGAGGAGATTAATTTATgagattatataatttgaagtaTCTTTTTAATGTTATGgtgatcaataatttttttatttatttaattttatagcaATTAAATGATATTGAATTAAAATGATACTGAATTAAGTACTAGAGAAATACTTAAAAATTTTCGCACAAATTAGGTACCCATTTGAAATACTTCAATTTTTTGGCCACAAATTAGGTACccattaaattttgttttgtgcTTTGAtccatttttcataaattcggCTAAATATAAGCTTCAATCAATCATCTTGTATTTTTGCATTCTCAATTAACACACCAACTCTTGAATATgactaattttcaattttctatttACATTTCgggtttttatatttatttaagagGGTCACTTCTCTTCAAACGTTAGTTGactcgtaaaatatttaatttttcagcactttaattttattttattttaaatttaatttcttcttctttttctctttgaaaTTACCATTTAAACACATTTTAAAAGGTACtatgaaaatgttttgaaaatatGAATCTTGCCCGCatattttgaagaagaaaataagattttctcaaaaaaaaaaagaaaaaaagaaaaaaagatatttaatcattttaaaaaagttttaaaagattgaaatattaaaatatcttgTCGACTTAAGAAGTTTgtgtaattttttccttttcttttttattttaaagggtGACAATGTAAAGTATTAGGTGTATAGAACGTCCCTATAGCATTGACCAAAATTAGGAAAATGTGACTATTTTTCTggataaacataataaaacaatatcattcaaaaatgaaaagtaaataaataaataaaaaagaatgccacaaaaaaaaattaagatgatATTGAAGTTTTTTTACGGATGAAAAAGGgctttaaattttctttatatatatatatatttataaagggCTTTAAATCTACGGCAACAAAAAGAGATCAAACGATGAACACAAAATCCAACGGTAACAATGCCAATCATCACTCAAAACGACGTATCACCCGGGAAAACCCAACCGTGCGCAAAAAGCACCAACCAGCGCATTTTAGCATCGACCGAAAAACCGAGTCCCTCTTATAGACCTGAACCTTAaacgtttttctttttcttatttttccctcactcatattaaaaaaaaaaaaaaaagaaactctgTGCTCCGGCGATTTGcgggagaagaaagaaaaggaacgAAAGTCGGAGAGATTTTCCCGAGAAAATTTAGAATCGTTCGAGAAAATAAATAGAGAAATTCAGAAACAGCTCTGATCTGAGAGCAGTCTATTGCTCTCTTGCAGTTCTTCGACGGTGGCGTTAATGGTGTGTGTCGGTGAGGAAGAAGGAGTGCCGAACTACATGGCGAAAGGTCCAGAAAGATCGAGGCCTCTACTACACAATTTCGATTTGCCGTGTTTGAAGTGGGGGACTCAGAGACAACTCAGGTGCATGAAAGTTAATTCGATCGGCGCCTTCGAAGGCGTCGCCGCCGACGACGATGATCATCAGCAATACATGGGTTTCAGAGTCGAGACCACTCCGATCAGTCGGCGGCGGGAATCGGAACCTGAGAGGCGGAGATTTCGGGTTCCGAAACCGAAAACTGCCGACAGCAACGACAGCGAGGAAGGGATCGAAGCCCTGAGGGAGAAGCTCATGTCGGATCTCAAAACGGCGGCGAATAAGTTGAAAGACGCGATTTTGAGGGACGAAGTGGTGGCTGAAGGAGGAGACGCTGATAATGACACCGAGGCGGTGGTGGAGGGGTCGCCGGCGCCGGCGACCACGGCCGTCGATTTGAGGCCGTGGAATCTCAGGACGAGGAGGGTCGCGTGTAAGTCTTCGAACGGTGGAGGAGGTAAGGGGTTGAGAACTGAGGAGAGGAAGCCCAATAACAACTCGCCGTTGAGGAGTGACGGCGGCAACAATGGCGGCAAGTCGCCAAGGCCTGTGAGAGGGCTCCCTGAAAAGAAGGATAGACCGAAGTTTTCAGTGCCGCTTGCGAGGAAGGAGATCGAAGAGGATTTTATGGAGATGCTGGGCAACAGGCCGCCTCGGAGGCCAAAAAAGCGTCCAAGGATGGTTCAGAAGCAATTGGATGTAAGTCAATCGGAAAACCCCATCTTCCTTGTTTTACAGTTTCCGATTTGGTCTTTATCTTCTCTGAAATTTAttgttttggttaatgtttctgttttttgatttttattcttttacagTGTCTGTTTCCCGGTTTGTGGTTGACGGAGGTTACAGC is a genomic window containing:
- the LOC107429460 gene encoding uncharacterized protein LOC107429460, whose translation is MVCVGEEEGVPNYMAKGPERSRPLLHNFDLPCLKWGTQRQLRCMKVNSIGAFEGVAADDDDHQQYMGFRVETTPISRRRESEPERRRFRVPKPKTADSNDSEEGIEALREKLMSDLKTAANKLKDAILRDEVVAEGGDADNDTEAVVEGSPAPATTAVDLRPWNLRTRRVACKSSNGGGGKGLRTEERKPNNNSPLRSDGGNNGGKSPRPVRGLPEKKDRPKFSVPLARKEIEEDFMEMLGNRPPRRPKKRPRMVQKQLDCLFPGLWLTEVTADSYKVPEFPENCKR